From the genome of Clostridia bacterium:
ATTGTTCCCCATGAGAATCTAGACAAACAACGGTACCTTTAAGATTAGGAACAATCAATTCACCTTCATAATTAAGAGCCTTTTCAATTTCTGCAGGTGCGTTATTATCACTAAGTTTATATTCAGCTTTTTCAATTATATTTATTTTTGTATATTTGCTAAGCCTTTTTAAATATTCATCGCAAGCTTCTATAAAATATTTTTCTTTTGCCTTTCCGACACAGATAATGTTAATCATTTAAAACAGTCCCATATAAAAAGAAAATACAGTTGTAACTGCAAGTAAAAATACAGAGGTGTATATAATAATCTTATCTTCTAGTTTAGGTCTGTATAAGGGCACATTTCTTGTATAGAATACGCCAAAAGGTGAATTTATAGGAACTAGGCTAAAGCTTGCATTGGTCTGTTCTGGATTTTTTTCTTCAATGCTTTTTTGATATTTTGTTTCAGCTTTTACTATAATAACAAGCAATGCTACAAATACTGCGGTCAAAACTATCCACAAAACCACAGATAAACCAAAATGATCCAATAAAAAGCTGTCAAAATTGCCGCCTATCCAACCGTTAGCATAAGCATGAGTTGTATAAA
Proteins encoded in this window:
- the rlmH gene encoding 23S rRNA (pseudouridine(1915)-N(3))-methyltransferase RlmH; translated protein: MINIICVGKAKEKYFIEACDEYLKRLSKYTKINIIEKAEYKLSDNNAPAEIEKALNYEGELIVPNLKGTVVCLDSHGEQLTSEEFAKYLNTHISPDITFVIGSSFGLSSKIKKSSNMLLSFGKMTYPHRLMRVILLEQIYRAFCINNNSPYHK